Proteins encoded together in one Nostoc sp. PCC 7524 window:
- a CDS encoding heterodisulfide reductase-related iron-sulfur binding cluster: MKLAGKNQAWERHQKNVPTVDDEGGKLWGCFRSCFLQSAAPYTEGIAYKILKNDLGMELREAAGHTSCGAIGYHGDVSNLETQMVMAARNFSVAHHELGVDNLFSFCVTSFANYTEVIKLWEEEPELKEYTEKTLKETTGREFWIPHVSGGRPSVVHASDVFFANRHKLAAKAKYSLKGIKATDHVGCHYGKIFPGEAMGGAEFPQVLVGLLEAFGAEIVDYPERRHCCGMGFRQCAFPENRDYTASSVYKKMVSLKEAHPDCNLILTNCPGCTVFLDAEQGTIKEVLEEEFNVSILDYAQLTGLLLGYDPFKDCGLNAKAVPIEPLLDKIGIPYDRSKTAEERRRPF, from the coding sequence ATGAAACTGGCAGGAAAAAATCAGGCTTGGGAAAGACACCAGAAAAATGTCCCCACTGTAGATGATGAAGGTGGGAAGTTGTGGGGATGCTTTCGCAGTTGTTTTCTTCAAAGTGCTGCCCCTTACACAGAAGGCATTGCATATAAAATTTTGAAAAATGATTTAGGTATGGAACTGCGGGAAGCAGCCGGACATACTTCCTGTGGTGCTATTGGCTATCACGGGGATGTGTCGAACCTGGAAACGCAAATGGTGATGGCGGCGAGGAATTTTTCTGTGGCGCATCATGAACTGGGTGTAGATAATCTTTTCTCATTTTGTGTGACCTCTTTCGCTAACTATACAGAAGTGATTAAACTTTGGGAGGAAGAACCAGAGTTAAAAGAATATACAGAAAAGACTTTGAAGGAAACTACCGGAAGAGAATTTTGGATTCCTCACGTTTCTGGGGGTAGACCTTCTGTGGTTCATGCTTCGGATGTGTTCTTTGCAAATCGCCATAAGTTAGCCGCAAAAGCTAAGTACAGTCTCAAGGGTATTAAAGCTACAGACCATGTTGGATGTCACTATGGGAAGATTTTCCCAGGTGAGGCGATGGGTGGGGCTGAGTTCCCACAGGTGCTAGTTGGGTTGTTAGAAGCTTTTGGTGCAGAGATTGTTGATTATCCTGAACGCAGACATTGCTGCGGGATGGGCTTTCGTCAGTGTGCTTTTCCAGAAAATAGAGATTACACCGCTAGCAGTGTTTATAAGAAAATGGTGAGTTTGAAGGAGGCGCATCCAGACTGTAATTTAATTCTCACTAATTGTCCGGGGTGTACGGTGTTTCTTGATGCGGAACAAGGAACGATTAAAGAGGTGTTGGAAGAGGAGTTTAATGTCAGTATTCTTGACTATGCTCAGTTGACTGGGTTGTTGTTGGGTTATGACCCGTTTAAGGATTGTGGGTTGAATGCTAAGGCTGTGCCGATTGAGCCTTTGTTGGATAAGATTGGTATTCCTTATGACAGGAGTAAGACGGCGGAGGAGCGTCGGAGGCCGTTTTAG
- the pip gene encoding prolyl aminopeptidase, whose amino-acid sequence MRELYPPIEPYNEGKLKVSELHTIHFEESGNPQGKPIVLLHGGPGGGCPPYYRQYFYPEKWRLIMFDQRGCGQSQPHAELRENTTWDLVNDIEKLREHLNIEKWVVFGGSWGSTLSLAYSQTHPERCLGLILRGIFLLRQKELRWFYQEGASYIFPDAWEEYLKPIPVDERDDLLTAYYQRLTSPDLETRQEAARAWSIWEASTSRLFTDTQLMQTFGEDKFAEAFARIECHYFMNQGFLNPDNQLLLNVDCIRHIPGVIVQGRYDVVCPMISAWELHQAWPEAEFIVIPDAGHSMSEIGIRSALIEVTDNF is encoded by the coding sequence ATGCGTGAACTTTACCCACCGATTGAACCTTACAACGAAGGGAAATTAAAAGTTTCAGAATTGCATACAATTCATTTTGAAGAATCAGGAAACCCCCAAGGTAAGCCGATAGTTTTACTGCATGGAGGCCCTGGTGGTGGGTGTCCGCCATATTATCGCCAATATTTTTATCCTGAGAAATGGCGATTAATTATGTTTGATCAACGTGGCTGTGGTCAAAGTCAACCCCATGCAGAGTTAAGAGAAAATACGACTTGGGACTTAGTTAATGATATTGAAAAGCTGCGCGAGCATTTAAATATAGAAAAGTGGGTAGTTTTTGGTGGTAGTTGGGGTAGTACCTTATCATTAGCCTATAGTCAAACTCATCCAGAACGTTGTTTAGGATTAATTTTACGTGGTATATTTTTGTTGCGACAAAAAGAATTACGTTGGTTTTATCAAGAAGGGGCTAGCTATATTTTTCCTGATGCTTGGGAAGAATATCTCAAACCAATTCCTGTAGATGAGCGTGATGATTTACTGACTGCTTATTATCAACGTTTAACTAGTCCAGACTTGGAAACTAGGCAAGAAGCAGCGCGGGCGTGGTCAATTTGGGAAGCTAGCACCAGTAGATTATTTACAGATACACAATTAATGCAAACTTTTGGTGAGGATAAATTTGCGGAAGCTTTTGCACGGATTGAATGTCATTATTTTATGAATCAAGGATTTTTAAATCCTGACAATCAATTATTATTAAATGTTGACTGCATTCGTCATATTCCCGGTGTGATTGTGCAAGGGCGTTATGATGTAGTTTGTCCGATGATATCAGCTTGGGAGCTACATCAAGCTTGGCCAGAAGCCGAATTTATCGTTATTCCTGATGCGGGGCATTCTATGAGTGAAATCGGAATTCGTAGTGCTTTAATTGAGGTGACAGATAATTTTTGA
- a CDS encoding DNA cytosine methyltransferase, translated as MQGTQLSFFSNEEGFNPTKKEKKPKLGRYERIKRNLEKNDQDPYKIFIDVNTPLIPASQYTFVDLFCGAGGITQGLVQAGFQALASVEISPIASATHQRNFPHCHHFCGDIEQFYPKSWLQQIGYPEVNLVVGGPPCQGFSVAGKRDPKDPRNRLFYEFVRVVSEIRPWYVVMENVPGILTIQNGNVKQAIIEAFESIGYPHVSVAILESADYGVPQIRPRAIFIANRFGMPNPYPKAQLLPEEYKPIESAISDLPEYTPIPEINHQWTRHSPEYMERIAKVPPGGSLYQKYVDAFKRQYPGKPSMTVKENHGGTHIHPYLNRVISSREMARLQSFPDSFIFEGTMKKAMWQIGNAVPPRLAECIGYALIPYLNKIALNTDHQVDITYVDQTEIVFD; from the coding sequence ATGCAAGGTACACAACTTTCTTTTTTTAGCAACGAAGAAGGGTTTAATCCTACCAAAAAGGAGAAAAAACCAAAATTAGGACGTTATGAACGTATCAAACGTAATTTAGAGAAAAATGATCAAGATCCATACAAGATATTTATTGATGTTAATACCCCACTAATACCAGCATCTCAATATACTTTTGTGGATCTGTTCTGTGGTGCAGGAGGAATTACACAAGGATTAGTACAGGCTGGATTCCAGGCCTTAGCTAGTGTGGAAATTAGTCCAATTGCTTCTGCTACACATCAAAGAAATTTTCCTCATTGTCATCATTTTTGTGGAGATATAGAACAATTTTATCCAAAAAGTTGGTTGCAACAAATTGGCTATCCTGAAGTAAATCTGGTGGTTGGTGGTCCTCCTTGTCAGGGGTTTTCGGTAGCAGGTAAACGCGATCCCAAAGATCCGCGTAATCGTCTATTTTATGAATTTGTACGTGTGGTATCAGAAATACGTCCGTGGTATGTAGTTATGGAAAATGTACCAGGAATTCTAACCATTCAAAATGGAAATGTGAAGCAAGCTATTATTGAAGCTTTTGAATCTATTGGTTATCCTCATGTTTCTGTAGCAATTCTAGAATCTGCTGACTATGGAGTACCACAGATTAGACCAAGAGCTATCTTTATTGCTAATAGATTCGGAATGCCAAATCCATATCCTAAAGCTCAGTTATTACCAGAAGAATATAAACCCATCGAATCAGCTATTTCTGATTTACCAGAATATACTCCAATTCCAGAAATTAATCACCAATGGACTAGACATTCACCAGAGTATATGGAGCGTATTGCAAAAGTACCCCCTGGTGGTTCTTTATATCAAAAATATGTTGATGCCTTTAAGCGTCAATATCCAGGTAAACCAAGTATGACTGTTAAAGAAAATCATGGCGGTACTCATATCCACCCATATTTAAATCGGGTAATTTCATCTCGTGAGATGGCAAGATTACAAAGCTTTCCTGATTCATTCATTTTTGAAGGGACTATGAAAAAAGCCATGTGGCAAATTGGGAATGCAGTCCCACCTCGTTTAGCAGAGTGTATTGGTTATGCGCTCATACCTTATTTAAACAAGATTGCACTTAACACTGATCATCAAGTTGATATTACTTATGTTGATCAGACTGAGATAGTTTTTGATTGA
- a CDS encoding DUF429 domain-containing protein translates to MKFIGVDLGWKSQPSGLCCLQLAEGKLKLVDLERQDAIAHILTWIDNWVKSAESAIIAVDAPTLIPNPTGSRLPDKLTHKYFGKYHAGCYPANQNLPFAERTINFGLELESRGFAHAPSIEPQTPGRYQIEVFPHPAIVHLFGLERILKYKKGRISERRLELIKLYQYIVEMLPTLEPALHLGSKFSMEIPHTGAALKATEDKLDSLICAYVAAYWWYWGEQRNLVLGDRTTGYIVIPQAMGTGD, encoded by the coding sequence ATGAAATTTATTGGTGTTGATTTGGGTTGGAAATCACAACCTAGTGGGTTATGTTGCTTACAATTGGCAGAAGGAAAATTAAAATTAGTTGATTTAGAACGGCAAGATGCGATCGCACACATCCTAACTTGGATAGATAACTGGGTAAAATCAGCCGAATCAGCAATCATCGCCGTAGATGCGCCTACTCTCATCCCGAACCCTACAGGTAGTCGTCTACCTGATAAGCTGACTCACAAATACTTTGGGAAATATCATGCTGGCTGTTACCCCGCTAACCAAAATCTCCCCTTTGCAGAACGGACGATCAATTTTGGCTTAGAATTAGAATCCCGTGGTTTTGCCCATGCACCAAGTATTGAACCACAAACACCGGGTAGATATCAGATAGAAGTCTTTCCCCACCCCGCCATAGTGCATTTATTTGGCTTAGAACGGATTTTAAAATACAAAAAAGGGCGCATCAGTGAGCGCCGCTTAGAATTAATCAAACTTTATCAATATATTGTGGAGATGTTACCTACCTTGGAACCTGCTTTACATCTGGGTAGTAAGTTCTCTATGGAGATTCCCCATACAGGTGCAGCACTCAAAGCCACGGAAGATAAACTAGATAGTCTTATCTGTGCTTATGTCGCTGCTTACTGGTGGTATTGGGGAGAACAACGGAACTTGGTATTAGGCGATCGCACTACCGGTTACATTGTCATCCCGCAAGCAATGGGGACTGGGGATTAG
- a CDS encoding 4Fe-4S dicluster domain-containing protein, with the protein MGKLFNELKKDILYQHGMNACLNCGVCTAVCPAAEFSDYSPREVMNTVQSEDDEMIEELLKSDKIWYCGQCFSCKTRCPRGNSAASVILALRRLSIRHGYFAESEKGRQQLIAKRVFGENMLKRGYTLLAENISPSHFPELGDNWEYYYNHMQEMRQWWDVPMNLENSAGSHRVIPEKDMEEVRAIYQTTGAVSLMDAVEQGMEKKLGSKKEVEEYWQTWLETGDSRNYELK; encoded by the coding sequence ATGGGGAAATTATTTAACGAGCTGAAGAAAGATATTTTATATCAGCATGGAATGAATGCCTGTTTAAATTGTGGTGTATGTACTGCGGTATGTCCGGCGGCTGAGTTTAGCGATTACTCTCCTAGGGAAGTAATGAACACGGTGCAGTCGGAAGATGACGAAATGATTGAGGAATTACTCAAGTCAGACAAAATCTGGTATTGCGGACAGTGTTTTTCTTGTAAAACCCGGTGTCCTAGAGGTAACAGCGCAGCTTCGGTAATTCTCGCTTTACGTCGCCTTTCAATTAGACATGGTTACTTTGCTGAGTCAGAAAAAGGCAGACAGCAATTAATCGCCAAGCGGGTGTTTGGGGAAAATATGCTCAAACGGGGTTACACCTTGCTGGCGGAAAATATTTCGCCTTCCCACTTCCCTGAACTCGGTGACAACTGGGAATACTATTACAACCATATGCAAGAAATGCGGCAATGGTGGGATGTCCCCATGAATCTGGAAAATAGCGCAGGTTCGCATCGGGTGATTCCAGAAAAAGATATGGAAGAAGTACGGGCAATTTATCAAACCACTGGTGCAGTTTCTTTGATGGATGCTGTGGAACAAGGCATGGAGAAGAAACTAGGTAGCAAGAAAGAAGTAGAGGAATATTGGCAAACCTGGCTAGAAACCGGCGATAGCAGAAATTACGAATTGAAATAA
- a CDS encoding helix-turn-helix domain-containing protein — MNEPKQKILSALGYLVRQRRIEQGISQEELGLRANLDRTYISGVERGVRNPSLTALVSLANGLGISVSVLLEHLEIEANRIQ, encoded by the coding sequence ATGAATGAACCGAAACAAAAGATTCTTAGTGCTTTAGGCTATCTTGTCAGACAACGCAGAATAGAGCAGGGAATATCCCAAGAGGAACTAGGACTACGCGCCAATTTAGACCGTACATACATATCTGGTGTAGAACGTGGAGTCAGAAATCCATCACTAACTGCTCTTGTCAGCCTTGCTAATGGCCTAGGTATAAGTGTTTCTGTTCTTCTTGAACATCTGGAAATAGAAGCCAATAGAATACAGTGA
- the glgP gene encoding alpha-glucan family phosphorylase, translated as MQPIRTFNVSPSLPPRLEPLRRLAYNLHWDWNVETKDLFRRLDPDLWESSHHNPVLMLGTISQARLSEVVEDEGFLAQMDRAARQLEDYLQERTWYHKQRSQKPKECYAYFSAEFGLVDCLPIYSGGLGVLAGDHLKSASDLGLPLVGIGLLYQQGYFAQYLNVDGWQQERYPINDFYNMPLHLERNPDGSELRIAVDYPGRKVYARVWRVQVGTVPLYMLDTNIEPNNPYDHDITDQLYGGDIDMRIHQEIMLGIGGVQLLKALGYEVTAYHMNEGHAAFSALERIRILIQEQGLSYSEAKQVVMSSNIFTTHTPVPAGIDLFPPDKILHYLGYYADIFDLPKEQFLGLGRENTGDLSAPFSMAVLALKMATASNGVAQLHGVVSRQMFQGLWKKVPVEEVPITAITNGVHARSCVAKSTQELYDRYLGPNWSSASPDSPLWERMEAIPDEELWRNHERCRLDMILYVREHLVKHLHDRGASPSDIAQAQEVLDPNVLTIGFARRFATYKRATLWMRDIERIKRILLGNKGRKVQFVIAGKAHPKDLPGKELIREINHFITEQHLEKHIVFVPNYDIHISRLMVAGCDVWLNTPRRPREASGTSGMKAAMNGLPNLSVLDGWWDEADYVRTGWAIGHGENYDDPNYQDEVEANALYDLLEKEVVPLFYDHRDVDGLPRPWVAKMKDAIRLNCPFFNTARMVREYAQRAYFPASDRYHTLNSDNYAPAKELADWKAKLSIHWFNIRIKDIDVSVGADIEVNQTVGVKAKVDLATLTNEDVQVELYQGSIDANGEIVNAVPVVMDYQGQDTQGLSVYTADIIYTNSGLQGLSLRVLPKHPYLSSLYEPRLIAWAE; from the coding sequence ATGCAGCCAATTCGTACATTCAACGTTTCTCCTTCCCTGCCGCCACGACTAGAACCATTGCGGCGGTTGGCGTATAACTTACATTGGGACTGGAATGTTGAGACTAAAGATTTATTTCGGCGCTTAGACCCAGATTTATGGGAATCTAGTCATCACAACCCAGTATTGATGCTGGGTACGATCTCTCAAGCGCGACTTTCGGAAGTAGTCGAAGATGAAGGCTTTCTAGCGCAGATGGATCGTGCGGCTCGTCAGTTAGAAGATTATTTACAAGAGCGCACTTGGTATCACAAACAACGCAGTCAAAAGCCAAAAGAATGTTACGCCTATTTTTCGGCTGAATTTGGACTGGTAGATTGTTTGCCTATTTATTCTGGTGGCTTGGGTGTGCTGGCGGGGGATCACCTCAAATCTGCCAGCGACTTGGGTTTACCTCTAGTCGGTATCGGTTTGTTGTACCAGCAAGGCTACTTTGCTCAGTATCTCAATGTGGATGGCTGGCAGCAAGAACGCTACCCGATTAATGATTTTTACAATATGCCCTTGCATCTGGAGCGTAATCCTGACGGTTCAGAACTGCGGATTGCCGTAGATTATCCAGGGCGTAAGGTGTACGCCAGAGTTTGGCGGGTACAGGTGGGAACAGTACCCCTGTATATGCTGGACACTAACATTGAACCAAACAACCCCTACGACCACGACATCACCGATCAGTTGTATGGTGGTGATATCGATATGCGTATTCACCAGGAAATTATGCTGGGTATCGGTGGTGTACAACTATTAAAAGCTTTGGGGTATGAAGTCACAGCCTACCACATGAATGAAGGTCATGCTGCCTTTTCCGCCCTAGAACGCATCCGCATCTTGATTCAAGAACAGGGATTAAGCTACTCGGAAGCGAAACAGGTGGTGATGTCCAGTAATATCTTTACCACTCACACACCTGTGCCGGCTGGGATTGACTTGTTCCCTCCCGATAAAATTCTTCACTACCTGGGTTACTACGCAGATATTTTTGACTTACCCAAAGAGCAATTTTTGGGACTGGGAAGAGAGAATACAGGCGATTTGTCCGCACCCTTTAGTATGGCAGTGCTAGCCTTGAAGATGGCAACTGCTTCCAATGGTGTTGCCCAACTGCACGGTGTAGTGTCCCGCCAAATGTTCCAAGGGTTGTGGAAAAAAGTCCCCGTAGAGGAAGTACCAATTACAGCGATTACCAACGGTGTTCATGCCCGAAGTTGTGTAGCTAAATCAACTCAGGAGTTATACGATCGCTACTTGGGGCCGAATTGGTCATCAGCATCACCAGATAGCCCATTATGGGAACGGATGGAAGCCATTCCTGATGAAGAATTGTGGCGCAATCATGAACGTTGCCGCTTAGACATGATTTTGTATGTGCGCGAACATCTAGTCAAGCATTTACACGATCGCGGTGCTTCCCCTTCCGACATTGCTCAAGCCCAGGAAGTCCTTGATCCTAATGTTTTGACTATTGGCTTTGCCCGTCGTTTTGCCACCTACAAACGTGCTACCCTGTGGATGCGTGACATTGAACGCATCAAGCGGATTTTACTAGGTAACAAAGGCCGCAAGGTGCAATTTGTAATTGCTGGTAAGGCACACCCGAAAGATCTTCCCGGTAAAGAACTCATCCGCGAAATCAACCACTTTATCACTGAACAACACTTAGAAAAACACATAGTGTTTGTTCCCAATTACGACATTCATATTTCCCGGTTGATGGTAGCTGGTTGTGATGTCTGGTTAAATACACCCCGTCGTCCCCGTGAAGCCTCTGGTACTAGCGGGATGAAAGCAGCCATGAATGGATTGCCTAATTTGAGCGTCTTAGATGGTTGGTGGGATGAAGCTGATTATGTCCGCACAGGTTGGGCAATTGGCCACGGCGAGAATTACGATGATCCTAATTACCAGGATGAAGTCGAAGCTAATGCTCTCTACGACTTACTAGAAAAAGAAGTCGTACCATTGTTTTATGATCACCGTGATGTCGATGGTTTACCCCGCCCTTGGGTTGCCAAAATGAAAGACGCTATCCGGTTGAATTGTCCCTTTTTCAATACAGCGCGGATGGTGAGAGAATATGCTCAACGAGCTTATTTCCCGGCTAGCGATCGCTACCATACCTTAAATTCTGACAACTATGCTCCAGCTAAAGAATTAGCAGATTGGAAAGCAAAACTAAGTATTCACTGGTTTAATATCAGAATCAAAGATATTGACGTATCTGTAGGTGCAGATATAGAAGTTAATCAAACCGTGGGCGTAAAAGCTAAGGTTGACTTGGCAACTTTAACAAATGAAGATGTGCAAGTAGAACTATATCAAGGCTCAATTGATGCCAACGGCGAGATTGTTAACGCTGTACCTGTAGTTATGGATTACCAAGGACAGGATACACAAGGGTTGAGTGTTTATACTGCTGATATCATATACACCAATTCTGGTTTACAAGGCTTGTCTTTGCGGGTACTGCCCAAACACCCATATCTTTCTAGCCTTTATGAACCAAGATTGATTGCTTGGGCAGAGTAA
- a CDS encoding CoB--CoM heterodisulfide reductase iron-sulfur subunit B family protein, giving the protein MKFSYYPGCSLHTTAKEFDISTKVVMRELGIELEDLHDWSCCGGSVAGAVSHDVGMALAARNVALAQKQNLDLLASCSGCYNKSARAAQALEKETERDKITAILSQMGISITDSHIKVRNVVDVLLNDVDISTHIKKPLKGLKVACYYGCLLTRPADITGWDSPLFPMSMDKLAQKCGAEVVDFRSKTKCCGGSMVIPKEDVALDLTKQILDEAKSLGADCIVLACPLCATNLEIKQPDIEKKYHVNYGLPVIYITELIGLACGISPRKLGLHQHIISTKSVLQKLNTYE; this is encoded by the coding sequence ATGAAATTTTCTTACTATCCGGGATGTAGTCTGCACACAACTGCTAAAGAGTTTGATATCTCCACTAAAGTTGTGATGCGGGAGTTGGGAATTGAACTTGAGGATTTACATGATTGGTCATGTTGTGGGGGTTCTGTTGCTGGTGCTGTCTCCCATGATGTGGGTATGGCTTTGGCGGCGAGAAATGTGGCTTTGGCACAGAAACAAAATCTCGATTTGTTAGCATCTTGTTCTGGTTGTTATAACAAATCAGCTAGGGCAGCACAAGCATTAGAAAAAGAGACAGAACGAGATAAAATCACCGCGATTTTGTCACAAATGGGGATATCTATTACTGATTCCCACATTAAAGTTAGGAATGTGGTAGATGTTTTACTCAATGATGTTGATATCTCCACCCATATCAAAAAACCCCTCAAAGGTTTGAAGGTGGCTTGTTATTATGGTTGTCTGCTAACTAGACCAGCAGACATTACTGGATGGGATTCTCCTTTATTCCCAATGTCAATGGATAAATTAGCTCAAAAGTGTGGGGCTGAGGTCGTTGATTTCCGATCCAAAACCAAATGTTGCGGCGGTTCTATGGTCATCCCTAAAGAAGATGTCGCCTTAGATTTGACTAAGCAAATATTAGATGAGGCTAAATCTCTGGGGGCTGATTGTATAGTTTTGGCTTGTCCGTTGTGTGCTACCAACTTAGAAATCAAACAACCAGATATTGAGAAGAAATATCATGTTAACTATGGGCTACCAGTTATCTACATTACGGAGTTAATTGGTTTAGCGTGTGGGATTTCACCGAGGAAATTAGGCTTGCATCAGCACATAATTTCTACTAAGTCGGTTTTACAAAAATTGAATACTTATGAGTAA
- a CDS encoding rhodanese-like domain-containing protein produces MKYQRFLAILLAIGIFFCILFSVTYNLPALALTQTISNPITKVSTVLNSDSDIQTAVDHYLNSLPKGYYTVGNVEELQRLLREDNMLLVDVREPSEYATGHIGNAINIPLPKLTQNLDKIPQNQPVVVYCTSGYRSAMAVMSLRLLGYENVRGFPPSINGWKAAGQTLNTSSS; encoded by the coding sequence ATGAAATATCAAAGGTTTTTGGCAATTTTACTAGCAATAGGCATATTTTTCTGTATTCTTTTTAGTGTCACATATAACTTGCCAGCCTTAGCATTGACTCAAACTATATCTAACCCAATTACAAAAGTCTCAACCGTGTTAAATTCAGATTCAGACATACAAACAGCAGTTGATCATTATCTTAATTCTCTTCCCAAAGGTTATTACACCGTGGGTAATGTAGAAGAATTGCAACGGTTACTCAGAGAAGATAATATGCTTTTGGTTGATGTCAGAGAGCCTTCTGAGTACGCGACTGGACATATTGGTAATGCGATTAATATTCCTTTGCCAAAACTGACGCAAAACCTAGATAAAATTCCGCAAAATCAGCCTGTGGTAGTTTACTGTACATCTGGTTATCGTTCAGCAATGGCAGTTATGTCTTTACGTTTGTTGGGCTATGAAAATGTCCGAGGTTTTCCCCCCAGCATCAATGGTTGGAAAGCAGCAGGCCAAACTTTAAATACTTCCTCTAGCTAA
- a CDS encoding FAD-dependent oxidoreductase, translating to MGKNVVVIGGGVAGMAAAGRLQDFGYEVVLVEKAAAIGGHVKNWYKVFPDFTDATEIIGNLKGNLGKTRILTDCTVTGIAGSAPHFQVTTSTGEIINAAAILVATGFKPFDAALKEEYGYGIYDNSFTSIELDAMLKHHTVKTAAGKIPKKVAMIHCVGSRDEKVNNNYCSRVCCTNTIKVAIELKQQIPDCEIYCLYMDIRVFGRGYEELYRTSQEDYGIQFIRGRLSEANEKTDGNLLLRLEDTLTARPMRLTVDMLVLMVGMCANTELSDVAGLKVGADRFYETANMQYSNNSSPREGIFLAGTATGPKAIVESITDGRSAAAEIAGFLASQSVGSQNGYSAVTEIAASLH from the coding sequence ATGGGTAAGAATGTAGTAGTGATTGGGGGCGGTGTTGCTGGGATGGCGGCGGCTGGGAGGTTGCAGGATTTTGGGTATGAGGTGGTGTTAGTTGAGAAGGCGGCTGCTATTGGGGGTCATGTTAAGAATTGGTATAAGGTGTTTCCTGATTTTACTGATGCTACGGAAATTATCGGTAATTTGAAGGGTAATCTGGGTAAGACTAGGATTTTAACTGATTGTACGGTGACTGGGATTGCTGGGTCAGCACCTCATTTTCAAGTGACTACTTCGACGGGTGAAATTATCAATGCGGCTGCAATTTTGGTGGCGACGGGATTTAAGCCGTTTGATGCTGCTTTGAAGGAAGAATATGGTTATGGTATCTACGATAATTCTTTCACTTCTATTGAGTTAGATGCCATGCTGAAACATCACACGGTGAAGACGGCTGCTGGGAAAATACCTAAGAAGGTGGCGATGATTCACTGTGTGGGTTCTAGGGATGAGAAGGTCAATAATAATTACTGTTCTAGGGTCTGTTGTACGAACACGATTAAGGTAGCCATTGAACTTAAACAGCAGATTCCTGATTGTGAGATTTATTGTCTCTACATGGATATTCGGGTGTTTGGTCGCGGTTATGAGGAACTGTATCGCACTTCTCAGGAAGATTATGGGATTCAGTTTATTCGCGGTCGGTTGTCGGAGGCGAATGAGAAAACTGACGGTAATTTATTGTTAAGGCTGGAAGATACACTCACCGCTAGACCGATGCGTTTGACTGTGGATATGTTGGTGTTGATGGTGGGGATGTGCGCCAATACGGAATTATCTGATGTGGCGGGGTTGAAGGTTGGTGCAGACCGTTTTTATGAAACTGCAAATATGCAATACTCTAACAATTCTTCGCCCAGAGAAGGGATTTTTCTGGCGGGGACAGCTACAGGGCCGAAAGCAATTGTGGAATCTATTACTGATGGACGTTCTGCTGCGGCAGAAATTGCAGGATTTTTAGCTAGTCAGTCTGTGGGTTCTCAAAATGGTTATTCAGCAGTGACGGAAATTGCAGCTTCACTTCATTAG
- a CDS encoding 4Fe-4S dicluster domain-containing protein: protein MAAKKCFFGLKVDRQVDGDKMNREFLKKVLAEGGDYAAIASCMQCGTCSGGCTNADRMDILPRSLVLMIQRGEWEKVLQSQALWLCTSCQICTSRCPRGVRPADVIEAVKAIAIREGIKNDSVRFNQIFVELIKKRGILFEPELMQEYGGMSAVLEQAQLGIKLALRGKISPFPAKVKDPKQFSAALAKAVEQ, encoded by the coding sequence ATGGCAGCGAAAAAGTGTTTCTTTGGGTTAAAGGTCGATCGCCAGGTGGATGGCGACAAGATGAACCGCGAGTTTCTTAAGAAAGTGCTGGCGGAGGGTGGTGATTATGCCGCGATCGCAAGTTGTATGCAATGTGGTACTTGTAGCGGTGGCTGTACCAATGCTGATCGGATGGATATTTTACCGCGCAGCTTGGTATTGATGATTCAAAGGGGTGAGTGGGAAAAAGTTCTGCAAAGTCAGGCTTTGTGGTTGTGTACTTCCTGTCAAATTTGTACTTCCCGATGTCCGCGTGGGGTGCGTCCGGCGGATGTGATTGAAGCGGTAAAGGCGATCGCTATTCGGGAAGGGATCAAAAATGATTCTGTCAGGTTCAATCAGATATTTGTGGAGTTAATCAAGAAACGCGGTATTCTCTTTGAACCGGAATTAATGCAAGAGTACGGGGGTATGTCTGCCGTGCTGGAACAAGCGCAATTAGGTATCAAATTAGCTTTACGGGGCAAAATCTCTCCATTCCCCGCCAAAGTCAAAGACCCCAAACAATTTAGTGCAGCATTAGCAAAGGCAGTTGAACAATGA